Proteins encoded by one window of Natronomonas salsuginis:
- a CDS encoding trimeric intracellular cation channel family protein, producing the protein MVGELFVTLLGDPFAVMNTIGLVAFALVGSSKAIREEFDLFGIAIVGLAMAFAGGVTRDLLVMRVPLALQSPVELTLGFVGVLLAIALLVVLRSPDEHPITLVADAVGLGAFATTGAIVATEASVSAIGVVAIATINAVGGGAFADILLDRSPFILFDDFYASCAVFGGAAYLVSDALGAAGSTAAGVCAVVTVATRLIAVTRNWELPTVQELGLIER; encoded by the coding sequence ATGGTAGGAGAGCTCTTTGTGACGCTGCTGGGCGACCCGTTCGCCGTGATGAACACGATCGGGTTGGTCGCGTTCGCCCTCGTCGGATCGTCCAAGGCGATCCGTGAGGAGTTCGATCTGTTCGGGATCGCGATCGTGGGGCTGGCGATGGCGTTCGCCGGCGGCGTGACGCGGGATCTCCTCGTGATGCGCGTGCCGTTGGCGCTTCAGTCCCCGGTCGAGCTCACGCTGGGGTTCGTCGGCGTGCTCTTGGCCATCGCGTTGCTGGTCGTGTTACGCTCCCCGGACGAGCATCCGATCACGCTCGTCGCGGACGCGGTCGGACTTGGGGCCTTTGCGACGACGGGAGCGATCGTCGCGACCGAGGCGAGCGTCTCCGCGATCGGCGTCGTGGCGATCGCGACGATCAATGCGGTCGGCGGGGGTGCGTTTGCCGATATCCTGCTCGACCGGTCCCCGTTCATCCTCTTCGATGATTTCTACGCCAGTTGCGCCGTCTTTGGCGGGGCGGCGTATCTCGTATCGGACGCCCTCGGAGCGGCCGGGAGTACCGCTGCCGGCGTCTGCGCCGTCGTTACCGTCGCGACGCGGCTAATCGCGGTGACGCGGAACTGGGAGCTTCCGACGGTTCAGGAATTAGGGCTGATCGAGCGATGA
- a CDS encoding class 1 fructose-bisphosphatase: MSDPIAAVVDAVASTAPDVREGLVGRRTYEAGANPSGERQLEADVYADELLEARLLDIDAVTGYASEEREPVVRADGEGQYFVATDPLDGSSNLRSNNAMGTLFGVYDGTLPASGDDLLASGFVLYGPITTMVVARDGVVTESVIDGDGSRRVVTENLTLPDEPTVYGFGGRVPQWTDAFADYVSEVESELKLRYGGAMIADVNQVLTYGGIFGYPGLRERPEGKLRLLFEGHPIAHIVESAGGASSNGERSLLACTPEELHERTPLFVGHETYVDRLEAALSR; encoded by the coding sequence ATGTCCGACCCGATCGCCGCCGTCGTCGACGCCGTCGCCTCGACCGCTCCCGACGTTCGCGAGGGACTCGTCGGTAGACGCACCTACGAGGCCGGCGCGAACCCCTCCGGCGAGCGCCAGCTGGAAGCCGACGTCTACGCCGACGAGCTGCTCGAAGCGCGACTTCTCGACATCGACGCGGTCACCGGCTACGCCAGCGAGGAGCGCGAACCGGTCGTCCGTGCCGACGGTGAAGGCCAGTACTTCGTCGCCACAGACCCCCTCGACGGTTCCTCGAACCTCAGATCGAACAACGCGATGGGAACGTTGTTCGGCGTCTACGACGGAACGCTCCCCGCCAGCGGCGACGACCTCCTCGCGAGCGGGTTCGTCCTCTACGGGCCGATCACGACGATGGTCGTCGCCCGCGACGGCGTCGTCACGGAGTCGGTGATAGACGGCGACGGCTCCCGGCGCGTCGTCACCGAGAACCTCACGCTCCCCGACGAGCCGACCGTCTACGGGTTCGGCGGCCGCGTCCCGCAGTGGACCGACGCCTTCGCCGACTACGTCTCCGAAGTCGAATCGGAGCTGAAACTCCGTTACGGCGGCGCGATGATCGCCGACGTGAACCAGGTACTCACCTACGGCGGGATCTTCGGCTACCCCGGCCTCCGCGAGCGCCCCGAGGGGAAACTCCGGCTGCTGTTCGAGGGCCACCCGATCGCTCACATCGTCGAGTCCGCTGGCGGTGCGTCCTCGAACGGCGAGCGATCGCTGTTGGCGTGTACGCCCGAGGAACTTCACGAACGGACGCCGCTGTTTGTCGGACACGAGACGTACGTCGATCGCCTCGAAGCGGCCCTCTCGCGGTAG
- a CDS encoding class I fructose-bisphosphate aldolase yields the protein MIPIDDTPLCRDGKVLILAYDHGLEHGPVDFEGVPESADPERTFEAATHPAVTSVAVQKGIAEAYYPSYEDDVDLLAKLNGTSNLWMGEPDSAVNCSVEYAAELGASSVGFTVYGGSNHEIEMVEEFREAQEAAREHGMAVVMWSYPRGQGLKNDTKPSTISYAARLALELGADVAKVKHPGSREAMEDAVRMAGRTKVVMSGGSKTSDRAFLESVKQTIDAGGKGLAVGRNVWQRENPERILDALEAVIFEEATVDEALEAAD from the coding sequence ATGATTCCCATCGACGACACCCCGCTGTGTCGGGACGGAAAGGTGCTCATTCTCGCGTACGACCACGGTCTCGAGCACGGTCCGGTCGACTTCGAGGGCGTTCCCGAGAGCGCCGACCCCGAGCGAACGTTCGAGGCGGCGACCCACCCCGCGGTCACCTCCGTCGCCGTCCAGAAGGGGATCGCGGAGGCGTACTATCCGAGCTACGAGGACGACGTCGACCTCCTCGCGAAGCTCAATGGCACCTCGAACCTCTGGATGGGCGAGCCAGATTCTGCGGTCAACTGCTCCGTCGAGTACGCCGCCGAGTTGGGCGCGTCCTCGGTCGGCTTCACTGTCTACGGCGGTTCGAACCACGAGATCGAGATGGTCGAGGAGTTCCGCGAGGCCCAGGAGGCCGCCCGCGAGCACGGAATGGCCGTCGTGATGTGGTCGTACCCGCGCGGACAGGGATTGAAGAACGACACCAAGCCGTCGACGATCTCCTACGCCGCCCGACTCGCTCTGGAACTCGGCGCCGACGTGGCCAAGGTGAAACACCCCGGCAGCCGCGAGGCGATGGAGGACGCCGTCCGGATGGCTGGGCGGACGAAGGTCGTCATGTCCGGCGGCTCGAAGACGAGCGACCGAGCGTTCCTCGAGAGCGTCAAACAGACGATCGACGCCGGCGGCAAGGGGCTCGCCGTCGGTCGAAACGTCTGGCAGCGCGAGAACCCCGAACGCATCCTTGACGCCCTCGAAGCGGTCATTTTCGAGGAGGCGACCGTCGACGAGGCGCTTGAGGCGGCCGACTAA
- a CDS encoding DUF7835 family putative zinc beta-ribbon protein has product MSTKPDDTDGTMTESCESCDRNTPHDVSIELRTESQRTENAEYSREPYRVAACRLCGAEQSIRMNNA; this is encoded by the coding sequence ATGTCGACGAAACCAGATGACACCGACGGAACGATGACCGAATCGTGTGAGTCGTGCGACCGCAACACGCCACACGACGTGTCGATCGAACTCCGAACGGAGAGCCAACGGACCGAAAACGCCGAGTACTCCCGAGAACCCTACCGAGTCGCCGCCTGTCGTCTCTGTGGGGCGGAGCAGTCGATCCGGATGAACAACGCGTAG
- a CDS encoding HIT family protein yields the protein MDQLFAPWRIEWVERDGSDGIEGCPFCVLPDRDDAQEALVVAESEHAFVLSNNYPYNPGHVMVIPRRHTGEYTELDDGALLDHARLKQRTMRALDAAFEPDGLNAGLNLGDASGGSVDDHLHTHVVPRWGGDTNFMPVCSDTKVIVQALEESYEQLHEAFAAQSGTRILDSGSVFVDG from the coding sequence ATGGACCAGCTATTCGCGCCCTGGCGAATCGAGTGGGTCGAGCGGGACGGCTCGGACGGAATCGAGGGCTGTCCGTTCTGCGTCCTTCCGGATCGCGATGACGCCCAGGAGGCGCTCGTCGTCGCCGAGTCCGAGCACGCCTTCGTGCTGTCGAACAACTACCCGTACAACCCCGGTCACGTCATGGTCATCCCGCGCCGACACACCGGCGAGTACACCGAACTCGACGACGGCGCGCTGTTAGATCACGCCAGGCTCAAACAGCGAACCATGCGGGCGCTCGATGCGGCGTTCGAGCCCGACGGCCTCAACGCCGGACTCAACCTCGGCGACGCCTCCGGCGGTTCCGTCGACGACCACCTGCACACGCACGTCGTTCCCCGCTGGGGTGGTGACACCAACTTCATGCCGGTCTGTTCGGACACGAAGGTGATCGTGCAGGCGCTCGAGGAGAGCTACGAGCAACTTCACGAGGCGTTCGCGGCGCAGTCGGGAACGCGGATACTGGACAGCGGATCCGTTTTCGTCGACGGTTGA
- a CDS encoding cation diffusion facilitator family transporter, whose translation MSEGAIAEAGLEADEAKRGFTRASVVNVLGNAIKIVVEAAVGLAFGSVALLADAAHSVADLVASVVVFVWGRSVYDDPDEAHPHGHQRVEPLAALFVGSVIVLLGLNLLYESARGVLEGPGVTFSPLLIGALLFAIADMYLLYWYTVRVNETIGSSALDALAVDCRNDIYTSIAALVGVIGVFFGYATLDAAAGGLVSVLVVYQGFEIGRENVSYLIGAAPSDEQRRQVADVLRSHPAVSGVHDLAVFYDGTDLEVEAHVEVDGELTLIEAHDIETELVMSLRSLDDVGDVHLHLDPAGIGEWKDAIDD comes from the coding sequence GTGAGCGAGGGCGCGATCGCCGAAGCGGGGCTCGAAGCCGACGAGGCCAAACGCGGGTTCACCCGTGCGAGCGTCGTCAACGTCCTCGGGAACGCGATCAAGATCGTCGTCGAGGCGGCCGTCGGATTGGCGTTCGGCTCCGTCGCCCTGCTGGCCGACGCCGCCCACTCGGTCGCGGATCTGGTCGCGAGCGTCGTGGTGTTTGTGTGGGGGCGGAGCGTCTACGATGACCCGGACGAGGCCCACCCGCACGGCCACCAGCGAGTCGAACCGCTCGCGGCGCTGTTCGTCGGCAGCGTCATCGTCCTGCTGGGATTAAACCTCCTCTACGAATCCGCCCGCGGAGTGCTCGAAGGCCCGGGCGTCACGTTCAGCCCGCTTCTTATCGGGGCGTTGCTGTTCGCGATCGCGGACATGTATCTCCTGTACTGGTACACCGTTCGAGTGAACGAGACGATCGGATCGTCGGCGCTTGACGCGCTCGCCGTCGACTGCCGGAACGACATCTACACCTCGATCGCTGCGCTCGTCGGCGTCATCGGCGTTTTCTTCGGCTACGCGACGCTCGACGCTGCCGCCGGCGGACTCGTCAGCGTGCTCGTCGTGTATCAGGGCTTCGAGATTGGCCGCGAAAACGTGTCGTACCTGATCGGCGCCGCCCCGAGCGACGAACAGCGACGACAGGTCGCGGACGTGCTCCGGTCGCACCCGGCGGTCTCGGGCGTGCACGACCTCGCCGTCTTCTACGACGGCACCGACCTCGAGGTCGAGGCCCACGTCGAGGTCGACGGCGAACTGACGCTTATCGAGGCCCACGACATCGAGACGGAACTCGTGATGTCGCTGCGGAGCCTCGACGACGTGGGCGACGTCCACCTCCACCTCGATCCCGCCGGTATCGGCGAGTGGAAGGACGCGATCGACGACTAG
- a CDS encoding tRNA (N(6)-L-threonylcarbamoyladenosine(37)-C(2))-methylthiotransferase — translation MATYHIETYGCTSNRGESRRIERSLRDAGHYRVDGADEADVAILNTCTVVEKTERNMLRRAEELADETSDLIVTGCMALAQGEEFADLDVQVLHWDDVPTAVTNGECPTTTPDAEPILDGVVGILPIARGCMSNCSYCITKFATGRVDSPSVAENVEKARALVHAGAKEIRVTGQDTGVYGWDTGDRKLPELLDRICDIDGDFRVRLGMANPGGIHGIHEELVDVFAENEKLYDFIHAPVQSGSDEVLEAMRRQHRVDKFEAIVETFDDRLDHWTLSTDFIVGFPTETDADHERSMELLDRVRPEKINVTRFSKRPGTDAAEMKGLGGTIKKERSKAMSELKREISTEIHASMVGETHTVLAAEPGTGDSVKCRDEAYRQVIVTNASERGVKVGDFVDVEITAHEAMYCFGTPI, via the coding sequence ATGGCCACCTACCACATCGAGACGTACGGCTGTACGTCGAACCGGGGCGAGAGCCGCCGGATCGAGCGGTCGCTCCGCGACGCGGGCCACTACCGCGTCGACGGGGCCGACGAGGCGGACGTGGCCATTCTCAACACCTGCACGGTCGTCGAGAAGACCGAGCGGAACATGCTCCGACGCGCCGAGGAGTTGGCCGACGAGACGTCCGATCTGATCGTCACCGGCTGTATGGCGCTCGCACAGGGCGAGGAGTTCGCCGACCTCGACGTGCAGGTGCTCCACTGGGACGACGTGCCGACCGCTGTCACGAACGGCGAGTGTCCGACGACGACGCCGGACGCCGAGCCGATCCTCGATGGCGTCGTCGGCATCCTCCCGATCGCCCGCGGTTGCATGAGCAACTGCTCGTACTGCATCACGAAGTTCGCGACCGGCCGCGTCGACTCCCCGTCGGTCGCCGAAAACGTCGAGAAAGCGCGGGCGCTCGTCCACGCCGGCGCGAAGGAGATCCGCGTCACGGGCCAGGACACCGGCGTCTACGGGTGGGACACCGGTGATCGAAAGCTCCCCGAACTGCTCGATCGGATCTGTGACATCGACGGCGACTTTCGCGTCCGACTCGGGATGGCGAACCCCGGCGGCATCCACGGGATCCACGAGGAACTTGTCGATGTCTTCGCCGAGAACGAGAAGCTCTACGACTTCATCCACGCGCCCGTCCAATCGGGCTCCGACGAGGTGCTCGAAGCGATGCGCCGTCAACACCGCGTCGACAAGTTCGAGGCGATCGTCGAGACCTTCGACGATCGACTCGACCACTGGACGCTCTCGACGGACTTCATCGTCGGCTTTCCGACCGAGACCGACGCCGACCACGAGCGCTCGATGGAACTGCTCGATCGGGTGCGTCCCGAGAAGATCAACGTCACGCGCTTCTCGAAGCGACCGGGGACGGACGCCGCCGAAATGAAGGGGCTCGGCGGGACGATCAAAAAGGAGCGATCGAAGGCGATGTCGGAGCTGAAACGCGAGATTTCTACCGAGATCCACGCATCGATGGTCGGCGAGACGCATACCGTCCTTGCCGCCGAGCCGGGGACGGGCGATTCGGTGAAGTGTCGGGACGAGGCCTACCGACAGGTGATCGTCACGAACGCGTCCGAGCGCGGCGTCAAGGTCGGCGACTTCGTCGACGTCGAGATCACAGCGCACGAGGCGATGTATTGCTTCGGGACGCCGATTTAA
- the deoC gene encoding deoxyribose-phosphate aldolase — MDRAAFAARIDHTVLGPETTFDDVRSVLDTTIEYGMNACVPPCYVSEASEYAPTVTLVTVCGFPHGQAAPEAKEFEAERAWKDGVDEIDVVVNVGRLRGGDDGAIADELGRVVAAVPIPVKVIVEAPLLSVGEFRTVCKLAADAGAAYVKTSTGFSVGGATVEDVEIMSEYLPVKASGGIGDFETALAMLEAGADRIGASAGAAIVEGFDADTIERSSFEADARSAE, encoded by the coding sequence ATGGACCGCGCCGCCTTCGCCGCCCGCATCGACCACACCGTCCTCGGGCCGGAAACGACGTTCGACGACGTTCGTTCGGTTCTCGACACCACGATCGAGTACGGGATGAACGCGTGTGTCCCGCCGTGTTACGTCTCCGAGGCGAGCGAGTACGCGCCGACGGTCACGCTCGTCACCGTCTGTGGGTTTCCCCACGGGCAGGCCGCTCCTGAGGCGAAAGAGTTCGAGGCCGAACGCGCCTGGAAGGACGGGGTCGACGAGATCGACGTGGTCGTCAACGTCGGCCGGCTTCGCGGCGGCGACGACGGGGCAATCGCGGACGAACTCGGCCGCGTCGTCGCCGCCGTCCCGATCCCGGTGAAGGTCATCGTCGAGGCTCCGTTGCTCTCCGTCGGAGAGTTTCGAACCGTCTGCAAACTCGCGGCCGATGCCGGCGCGGCGTATGTGAAGACCTCGACCGGCTTCTCGGTCGGCGGGGCGACCGTCGAGGACGTCGAGATCATGTCGGAGTACCTGCCGGTGAAAGCCAGCGGCGGGATCGGAGACTTCGAGACGGCGCTCGCCATGCTCGAAGCAGGTGCCGACCGGATCGGCGCATCGGCGGGCGCGGCGATCGTCGAGGGCTTCGACGCCGACACGATCGAGCGCTCGTCGTTCGAAGCGGATGCTCGGTCGGCCGAGTGA
- a CDS encoding transcription initiation factor IIB: protein MSEHTRTRTTETETESETEREETNSCPECSGTLVADSEHGETVCTECGLVVEEDSIDRGPEWRAFDSAEKDQKSRVGAPTTNMMHDKGLSTNIDWRDQDAYGNSLGSRQRQKMQRLRKWNERFRTRDSKERNLKQALGEIDRMASALGLPENVRETASVIYRRALDENLLPGRSIEGVSTASVYAAARQAGVPRSLDEVAGVSRVEKSEIARTYRYVVRELGLEVAPADPESYVPRFASELSLSEEAENRARKLLSNAKEQGVHSGKSPVGLAAAAVYAASLLTNEKTTQAAVSEVADISEVTIRNRYHELLEAEQDLAFA from the coding sequence ATGAGCGAACATACACGAACACGAACGACCGAGACGGAGACCGAGTCCGAAACCGAGAGAGAAGAGACGAACAGCTGTCCGGAGTGCAGCGGTACGCTCGTCGCCGATTCCGAGCACGGGGAGACGGTATGCACGGAGTGCGGCCTGGTGGTCGAAGAGGACTCGATCGACCGTGGCCCGGAGTGGCGCGCCTTCGATAGCGCCGAGAAGGATCAAAAATCCCGCGTGGGTGCCCCGACGACCAACATGATGCACGACAAGGGGCTCTCCACCAACATCGACTGGCGCGATCAGGACGCCTACGGGAACTCGCTGGGGTCGCGTCAGCGCCAGAAGATGCAGCGACTCCGCAAGTGGAACGAGCGTTTTCGCACGCGCGACTCCAAAGAGCGCAATCTCAAACAGGCACTCGGCGAGATCGACCGGATGGCGAGCGCGCTCGGCCTCCCCGAGAACGTCCGCGAAACAGCCAGCGTCATCTACCGCCGCGCGCTCGACGAAAACCTGCTGCCCGGCCGCTCCATCGAGGGCGTCTCCACCGCCTCCGTGTACGCCGCCGCCCGGCAGGCCGGCGTCCCGCGCAGCCTCGACGAGGTCGCCGGCGTTTCGCGGGTCGAAAAGAGCGAGATCGCCCGCACCTACCGCTACGTCGTCCGCGAACTCGGCCTGGAAGTCGCGCCCGCCGATCCCGAGAGCTACGTCCCGCGCTTTGCGAGCGAACTCAGCCTCTCAGAGGAGGCCGAAAACCGCGCGCGAAAGCTGCTTAGTAACGCCAAAGAGCAAGGCGTTCACTCGGGGAAGTCGCCGGTCGGGCTGGCGGCGGCGGCCGTCTACGCCGCCTCGCTGCTCACCAACGAGAAGACGACGCAGGCGGCGGTCTCGGAGGTCGCCGACATCTCCGAAGTCACCATCCGAAACCGCTACCACGAACTCCTCGAAGCCGAGCAGGACCTCGCGTTCGCCTGA
- a CDS encoding DUF5787 family protein, giving the protein MREFPFELAVCAALEAESDGIVARQLGTHSRIVDVVEVQPGPEFDRRTAITAETIPGLAIESDVGVGRARRPKNAIDAHPDRASTIADRAVEIGFFQEERRKRRRYVRQTTAYPEWIGGLRAFENKPDLGRPGDLELQLRKDVSLSLFDEVVLVTASYVTGAHLNRIPEPVGVWRFDPDDGTFEVVREPCRLAASEPGIAVIDESPTRVDVEPVDAERKARLRIRVAERAYGKGWRPRKLPECANANARGPAFGDDDALPYCAWKDRFVDPARECGAECDGHEGAEPPNVDIAAERERHGPWVADPAGVARRQVGLDQFRDG; this is encoded by the coding sequence GTGCGGGAGTTCCCCTTCGAACTCGCGGTGTGTGCCGCCCTCGAAGCCGAGAGCGATGGCATCGTCGCGCGTCAGCTCGGTACGCACTCACGAATCGTCGACGTCGTCGAGGTGCAGCCGGGACCGGAGTTCGATCGACGGACGGCGATCACCGCGGAGACGATCCCCGGCCTCGCAATCGAGAGCGACGTCGGCGTCGGACGCGCTCGTCGACCGAAGAACGCCATAGACGCCCATCCGGACCGCGCCTCGACGATCGCCGACCGGGCCGTCGAGATCGGCTTTTTCCAGGAGGAGCGTCGAAAGAGGCGACGATACGTCCGACAAACGACGGCGTATCCGGAGTGGATCGGTGGCCTTCGCGCGTTCGAGAACAAACCGGACCTCGGTCGTCCCGGCGATCTGGAACTCCAGCTCCGCAAGGACGTCTCGCTGTCGCTGTTCGACGAAGTCGTGCTCGTCACGGCGTCGTACGTGACCGGGGCACATCTGAATCGAATTCCCGAACCGGTCGGCGTGTGGCGCTTCGATCCCGACGACGGCACCTTCGAGGTCGTCCGGGAGCCGTGTCGATTGGCCGCGAGCGAGCCCGGAATCGCCGTTATTGACGAATCGCCGACGCGAGTCGACGTCGAGCCGGTCGACGCCGAGCGGAAGGCTCGACTCCGAATCCGGGTAGCAGAGCGCGCCTATGGGAAGGGCTGGCGGCCCCGGAAGCTCCCCGAGTGTGCGAACGCGAACGCCCGCGGCCCCGCGTTCGGTGACGACGACGCGTTGCCGTACTGCGCCTGGAAGGACCGGTTTGTCGACCCGGCGCGCGAGTGCGGGGCCGAGTGCGACGGCCACGAGGGGGCCGAACCGCCGAACGTCGACATTGCGGCCGAGCGGGAACGACACGGCCCCTGGGTCGCCGATCCAGCAGGCGTCGCCCGACGGCAGGTCGGACTCGATCAGTTCCGGGACGGGTGA
- a CDS encoding HpcH/HpaI aldolase/citrate lyase family protein, protein MARRSVLFSPGDKPDLMRKAPETGADTVVFDLEDAVAPGQKATARTAVSDVLTDRSFDPDCEVCVRVNPDLGAAVRDIEAITDGDPRLDSVMAPKVESADDVARIGELLRECGNELPIIAICESASGVLAAEAIAAADRVDAVLFGAEDLSADVGATRTETGEEIAYAREHVVLAAAAADVDAIDTLVTDIGATDRLAEETAVARQLGYDGKIAIHPSQVEVINETFTPDPEDVEWANRVLDAAEAAEAEGRGVFRVDDEMIDAPLIERAEAILDRHRAARKTQ, encoded by the coding sequence ATGGCCAGACGAAGTGTCCTGTTTTCGCCCGGCGACAAGCCCGATCTGATGCGTAAAGCCCCCGAAACTGGTGCCGATACGGTCGTGTTCGATCTCGAGGATGCCGTTGCGCCCGGGCAGAAGGCGACGGCGCGAACCGCCGTTTCGGACGTCCTCACGGATCGGTCCTTCGATCCCGACTGCGAGGTGTGTGTCCGGGTCAATCCCGATCTCGGGGCTGCTGTTCGCGACATTGAAGCGATCACCGACGGCGATCCGCGGCTCGATTCGGTGATGGCACCGAAGGTGGAGTCGGCGGACGACGTGGCGCGGATCGGCGAACTCCTTCGGGAGTGCGGCAACGAGCTCCCGATCATCGCGATCTGTGAATCCGCTTCTGGAGTGCTCGCTGCCGAAGCGATCGCGGCAGCAGATCGCGTAGACGCCGTACTGTTCGGCGCGGAGGACCTATCCGCGGATGTCGGCGCGACCCGAACTGAGACGGGCGAGGAGATTGCCTACGCGCGCGAACACGTCGTATTGGCCGCCGCCGCGGCCGACGTTGACGCGATCGACACGCTCGTCACCGACATCGGCGCGACCGACCGACTGGCCGAGGAGACCGCGGTCGCCCGACAACTCGGCTACGACGGCAAGATCGCGATCCATCCGTCGCAAGTCGAGGTGATAAACGAGACGTTCACGCCGGATCCCGAGGACGTCGAGTGGGCAAATCGGGTGCTCGACGCCGCCGAGGCGGCCGAAGCCGAGGGCCGGGGGGTGTTCCGCGTCGACGACGAGATGATCGATGCACCGCTGATCGAACGCGCTGAAGCGATCCTCGATCGACACCGAGCAGCCCGGAAGACGCAGTGA